The DNA sequence TCTTTTTTTTTCTTCTGATTTTCGTCATTCTACCCATCATGATCGCCCTTACCGGTTTCGGTATTTCGTTGGCATGGAAAGGGATTGTAGTTAAGTCCGCCATCTTTTCATCAGGGCATGCGCCATCACTTTCGCCTGACCAACTCGCCGTAAAACCGGTCACTGCCTCACCTGGAACACCGGTTAGTGCGAATACGCCGGATATTTCCGACCTGTTCGTATCCCGTCAGAAAAACGGCAGGATGGAGATCACCTTCTCTCTCATCAATATTCCCTCCCGTGAAAATACCTACATCTGGGCGGTGACCAATCCGGACGAAGTTTCGACGGGCGAGATGGCAATCGTTCCACGCAGCCCCATTTTCCGCGGATTCCCTGTTGATTATCGCAATGGGATTCTTTTCGACCGCAGTGTGGGAAAACAATGTAAAATCATCTTGTCCGATGAAATCACCGGCATCGTGGTTAAGAAGATACGAATCCTTGTGTATTCTATGGCAGGAAAGGCACTTGTGAATAAAGAGTTCACCATCAACCAGAATTAAAAAGGCTTGTGAATAATCCTGTTTAATTGTAAAACTGTTCACTTTAACGAAAAAGTACAAGATTTTTAAACCACGAACCACACGAAAGGCACAAAAAATGATTTTATCAAAAAGCAAATTTCGTGTTTTTCGTGATTTTCGTGGTTAAATGAACTGTATTGTGTTTAATTGATAGATGCCGAAACAAGTTCAAAACAGCTAAAAATATGGTTGTTTCAAATGGCGGCACGATTCATATTATATGTGGCGATTTCATAAAAATAACCGATGCCTTGGGTTCCATAGTTTTCAGGACTGATAAATGAACAGTTTAGTTGATTTTTTTAAAAAGAAAGTAAAACTCATACGTCTAGGCAGGCTTCCCATGCCCGAGGATTCTCCTCCGGTCGACATGACCAGAATCCTGCTGAATCCAAGAAACATACTGGTCATCCCCTATAACCGCATGGGAACAATCCTGCTCGCCACCCGTGTATTCAAAACCATCCGCGACCGTTTCCCCGCATCAAAAATTACCGCAGCGGTGCACAGCGCCTGGGGTGTTCTGATCCAGAATGACCCGACCATAAATGAAGTTGTCACGTTCGGAGATGAGATCGAAAACCCCCACTCCACCAAATTTCAGTCCGTCGGTGAATCTCTGGCTGGGCGCCAGTTCGATCTGGCGTTTTTTTTATCCTTTCAATTTGACCTGAACATGGCTTACCTGACCCGGCTTTCCAATGCCGCGCTCCGTGTGGCTTTCCGGAATGATAATGAATATTCATTTTTCAATGTGGAAATCGTTCCGGCTTCCGGAAACCGTTACGAGGTAGAGCGGTACCTGGAGATGTTCCACACACTGGGCATCACGGGCAGTTTCCGGGATTATACCATGACCGTCAGCCCGGAAATCCGCGAAAAAGTGCGTCTCCGGTACTTTCCCGGCGGACACGACCCGCTGAAAAATGTGATAATCGGATTCGATCTGACCAAGGAAACGGTCGGCGAACCCATCTCACGGAAAAATGCCGAAGCAGTGGTCAAAGTCCTCGTCAATGAACTTGATGCGACTGCAATCGTATTCTACGAACCGGGAAAACGCCATGTTGCATCGTCGCTCAAAGGGGTATTCGGCAAGAAGATCATGCTGATCGAAGACAGACCGGTATCCCTGGTCGCGGGTCTGCTCTCTTTATGCTCGTTCGTAGTTACCCACAACACCGATCTTTTCCAACTGGCGGTGGCGCTCAAGATTCCGGTTATGAGCATCCTCACCAAAAAGGAAATGGTGCAGTGGTCACCCGGTGAAAACGAGCATATTATCCACATCGAACACTCCGCCCTCGCCTGGCCTTCCTCCGCCATAATCTCCCAGACCGGTAAAAAACTTCTGAAGCAGAAAAAGCAAGAAAAGATTATCTGAACCACTGATGCGCGTGATGTGAATGATTGCCCTGATTAGATGCCGAAACAAGTTCGGCATGACACGTGTCATCCTGAACTCGTTTCAGGATCTAAATGCTCAAAACATGTGCAATTATTTATGTCGCCATGTATAAATCACACAAATCACCGGTTCAGACAATCTTTTCATTTTTCATCCCTCAAACCACTGTTTCAAATTCTGGATGAGCATCGGCAGGCTGTCCGCCCGCATGGTTCTTCCCGGCAGCGAGCGTTTGAATGTGGCGCCATAGCGCGTGGTTGTAACCCGGTTATCAAGGATGATCACCGCGCCCTTGTCATTACGGCGGCGGATGAGCCTTCCCGCTCCCTGACGGAGCTTGATGGCCGCTTCCGGGACGGAAAACTCGATGAACGGATTCTTTCCCGCTTTCTCGATCTCCTCCATCTGCGCCTGCACGATGGGTTCGGTTGGCACCGCAAATGGCAGGCGCACCATCACCACAATCTCTAGCGATTCTCCCGGCACATCCACTCCCTCCCAGAATGAATCGGTTCCGAAGAGCACCGAATGTACATCGTCCTGAAACCTTCGCAGGATATGGCTGCGGGAGCCTTCCACTCCCTGGGCGAGAAGGGTAACCCCATACCGTGCGAACGGGTCATGAAGCTCGTTGAACGAACGCTGCAGGTGGCCGCGCGAAGTGAACAGAACGAGCATCCCCCTCCCTACCTCACGGGCGAGCTCCAGGAGTACCTCGTTCGTCCTCTCGATAAAGTCCTCCGCTTTGGGCGAAGGCAGAAAAGAGGGGATGACTACAGCGGCCTGACGGTCATAATCGAAGGGCGAAGGAGCGATGAATTCGGTTACCCGCTCACGCTGATCGAGATTGAGTCCGAGGCGGTCGCGAATGTAGGAAAAATCATTTGCCACCGCGAGGGTCGCCGAGGTCATGATCACCGTTTCCATGTGATCGTAGAGACCGGCGGCCAGCTTTTCGGCCACATCGAGCGGGGCGCTCTGGATTTTGAGGGAATAATAGGAGCCGTTTTCGCCGTATTCGAACCAGAAGACGTTTTTTCCGGAGGCCGCGCTCAAAAATTGGAGATCGTTTACCACCGCCTGAAGGTCCTCTTTGGTTTTTTCGAAGTCGATCAGGATATCCTCTTTCTGTTTGAGCCGGTTCGAAGATACTCCGGTGATGAAATTGAAAACCTGCTCGGCCGCTTCGATGAGTATGGTCAGCGCCCCGGCGAAATCCTCGACCGCATCGCTGTTCGATGTAAAAACAGGACTTTCAGGGTAATAACGGAGTTTTCCCTCGTGCATGCTTTCGTTCTGGCTTACGGCGGCAAGCACCGAAGCGGTCATGCGTTCGAAGAATTCCTGTGACCGTGACCGGGTAAGCTGCGCCGCCTCGATGGCAGCATCGATGAGAGGGATGTATGTTTCAAACTCAGGCCATCCCTTCACTATCTCACCTATCCATGAGGAGATGACCGCCAGGGCGCCGTGGCCTCTCCCCTCGCTCTTCGTGTGAAGACGGTTGAGAATCCGCCTGATGCGGTAATAGGTAAAAGACACCCCCAGGAACCTGATGGCCTGCTTTTCCAGATTATGAGCCTCATCGAACACAATCCGGCTGTATCCGCCCAGAACTCCTCCGTCGGAAACCATGTCGGAGAAGACGAGCGAGTGATTGACGATGATGAGGTGCGCCCGCTGGGACGCTTTACGGATGCGGCTCACAAAGCACCGGTCGCGAAACTGGCATTGCGCCCCCAGGCAGAATGCGCTGTCGGAGTTGATGCGATCCAGAAGCCCGGTCTCATACAGCATCTGGATGAAACCGGTTTCTGAGATATCCCCGGTCACCGTGGTGTGAAGCCAGGCGGCGACAGGAAGCACCAGCGCCCGCTCCGCTTTTGTCAAATACTGCTCCGGCGTTTCCACCAGGCGCTTCCAGCGGTTCAGGCATATGTAATTCCCCCGTCCTTTCAGAATGACCGCCCGGAAGGGAAAATCGAGAATGGCGCCGAGGAGCGAAATGTCTTTATAAAAAAGCTGTTCCTGCAGGTTTTTGGTGTTTGTGGACACTACCACACGATCCCGGGCGGTTTCTGCAAAGAGGACAGCGGGCAGAAGATAGGCGATGGATTTCCCCGTTCCGGTTCCCGCTTCGGCGAGTATGATCTCGGAATCGTTGAACGCGCAGGTAATTTTCATTGCCATGTCAATCTGGCCGGTACGTTCTTCATAGGCGTCATATATCTGAGACATCCGGCCGCCTTTCCTCAGAAGGGAGGCCACATACTGCGGGTCAACCTTCGAGGATTCAGGTTCTTTAGCTGGTTCATCGCCGGAAAAATCACCATACATATTGTCAATTTTAGCGGCGACAGGCGGTGAAAGCTTCTTCAACTTCATCGGCGCTGTTTCATTCATCCGCTCCAGGAGATGCGCTTCAAAAACATCGCGGAGGCTGCTCCCGGTACGGCCGGCGATGGCGGTCATCTCGTTGAGCAGGCTGTCCGGAACCATGCGGAGCATTTCGGTGAGCTTGAGGAAAATCTGCGCGGTAACACGGGCGTCATCGAGGGCGCGATGACGGTTTTCGCATTCAAGCGAGAAAAACTCCATAAGGCTGTCCAGGCTGTATGAGGGAAGCATGGGGAGAAGAATGCGCGCAAGCTCGCAGGTATCCAACGAGGAACCGAAATTACCCATTCCGGCCGCGGAGCGGAGAAACGCCACATCAAATCCCACATTCTGACCCAGCACCCGGTAGCCGGAAACAAAATCGAGAAAGGAAGGGAGCACCTGATGGATGTCGCCGGCGTTGTGCAGATCTTTTTCGGCGATCCCGGTCAGCCGTGTGATATGGCCGGGCACCGGCTTTTCGGGTTTGACCAGCTCCGAATATTCGGCGGTGATCACCCCCTTGTCCACTTTCACCGCGCCGATTTCGATGATCTCGTGAAGATCGGCTTTGAGTCCGGTGGTTTCAATATCCACCGAAACGAATGTATCGTATCTGAGCATGATTCTTTGGCTTTATTCAGGGTTTCTGTTTCTCTCAAAGATTGTCTGAACCACTGATTTATGTGATGCATATGATAAAAGATGATAAAAAGAAGTCTGAAGCCTAAAATCTATACCTCACCCGGCCTTTGGCCACCCTCTTCTATTCAGGAGTGGGTAAAAACATGGCCCGCCGTGAGTTACCCCCTCTCCTGACTAGGAGAGGGGGATAGGGGGTGAGGTTTAAAAAGCTGAGTAGAAAATAATATTTCCTTTATTGCCGGATCTTCATCCTTCATCCTTTTCCCTGCGCAGGTTCATGACCCGGTCCAATTCTTTCACCGCCATGTCAGGCGTTATTGCTTCCATGCACTTCCTGGTTTTCAGGCGGCATGGAGTCTGCCCGTGCACACTGCACGGGCTGCACGGAATCCCTGAATGGAGAACAGCCCCGTACGGGTATCCCGGTACAAATCCCAGGTCCGGGTGTGTGGGGCCGAATAGTGCGGTAAAAGGAGTGTCGAGCGCTCCGGCAATGTGCATAGGCCCGCTGTCATTGGTCACCAGTCCGTCGAGACGGCTGATAATCCCAATTGTGAGAGACAGATCGCCGCCCGCCAGGGATGAAGCATTTCTCCGCATCATTTCCCTGATGTCGTCGATGTACCCCTGATCTGCATTATCGCCGATGAAAACCGGCGTGTCGCCGCGGACTAAGAGCTTATCCGCCAACTGCGACCAGGAGGCTTCCGGCCAGCGTTTCATCGGATGCCGCGAACCGGGCGCGAGACCGATCAGTTTTCCGCATTCGGATTTTCTGATTTTCGTAATAAGCTGCTGAGAAGCATCGAGTACATCTTCCCCCGGTTTCAAACGGGGGAGAACCCGTGTAGAGATTCCCAGGGGCCGAAGGATTTCCAGATAGCTTCCAAGCGCATCGAACTTTCTCCGGAAGCGGTTCCGTGACCAGATCATGAGCCGGCGGCTCAGAGAATGCTTTTGTACCGTAAGCTTGAGAGGAGCTTTCAAGAGGGAAGAAACAATCCTGCTCCTCAGGGAGCCGTGAAGATCGATAACTGCACTGAAATGGTTGCCGAGCATGCGTGCAATACGGAAGGGAGTCTCCCCGCCGTTGATACCAATCAGGTTATCAATCCGCCTGTCGCCTGCAAAAACAGGCGCATAGACCGCCCTGGTCAGCACAGTGAGCTGTGACCGGGGAAATTCGCGCCGGAGGGCTTCCACAACCGCTGTTGCCATCACAACATCCCCGAGCGAGCTGAACCGGATGACAAGGATATTCTCCATGCCTTCTCAATCATGCCTTTCCTGGATGCGGCCGATAACTTCCTCCCCTTTGCGGTAGGAGCCCAGCACCTTGAGAAAACTGGCAATTTCTTCCAGGTGGTTGATCGCCCGCTGGATAACTTCCTGACGTATATCGCCGTTAAAATCGAGATAGAACAGGTATTCCCAGGGAGTTCCCGGTATAGGCCGTGATTCGATCTTGTAAAGGTCGATGTCGCGGAGGGCAAAAACACTGAGGCTTTTGAACAGCGCTCCCGGTATGTTCTTTGTGCTGAAAACAATGGAAGTCTTGGAATTATCCGCCTCTTGTTCGAGAGACCGCGAGAGAATCAAAAAACGGGTGAAATTCTGGTGATTGGATTCGATTCCCGACTTCAGTATCTCCAGACCGTAATCGCGCGCCGCCTGTGCGCTGGCAATCGATACCTCGCATTTCGAGCCGGTTTCACGAATCCGGCGGGCTGACCCTGCTGTGTCATACACACTTATCAGTTCAACCCCTTCCAGTTGTGCGAGAAAATCCTTGCATTGGGAAAGCGCCTGGGGATGGGAATACACTCTCCTGATATCCTCCAGCTTCGTTCCCGCGTTGACCAGAAGGTTGTGCACAATACGGAGTTTGATCTCGCCGATAATGACCAGCTCATGTGCCAGGAGAAGGTCATAATTTTCGTGGATGCTTCCGGTGAGGGAATTCTCTATAGGTATGATTCCGTATTCCGTCTCGCCTTCGCTCACCGCATCGAAAACCTTGGAGAATGAAGGTTTGGGAATCACGGTTCCATTACCGTCGAAGTACTCGCAGGCCGCGACTTCGCTGTACGCTCCGAGCTCTCCCTGAAATGCCACACGTTTCGTGATCAGCATTTTTCCTCTTTTTTCTTTGCGGCCAGAGTGGTTATCATTTCAAGGACGCTGGGCACCAGGTCCAGAATGTGGTTGATTGCGGGCTCGCGGTTCTTTACCGGGAGAAGCTGCGCCTTCCCCTTTGACACCACAACAAAAGCGATGGGTTCGATGGAAACGCCAACTCCGGTTCCCATGCCCGATCCTTTCTGGCCGGATTCATTTACTCCCCCTCCGGCGCCAAATCCGAAACTGACCTTGGAAACGGGAATGATGACCGAATCCTCGCATTGTACAGGAGAACCGATAACAGTTTCCGCCCGAACCGTTTCCTTGATCTGCTCCATAATAACTTTCACTACTTCGGTAATATCCATAGTTATGCCTCCTGTGCATTGAGAGTTTGGCCGGCAACGGCAAATGCAGTCTCGGGATTTTTTCTGAAAAGCCGTATAAATTTTATAAGGTGCAGCCAGAAAAGGTAATTCCGAAAGGTCAGTTTAAGAGAGGCCTCACCGGCAAAAATCTTCCTGGAGAAATCCCATTCCGGCTGTATGGTGCACGATTTCGGCAATACGCTGTTTACTGCGAAGATGATGCCCACAATTTTGCCGGTCAGCGACGGGTCAGCGAAACCAAGTGAAAGACGCGCTCGGATGTAATCAATCCCGATCAGCTCCCGGACCGCGCGAAAAGCCATTGCGGCATATTTCTTGTATTTCCCCGCCTGACACCATTCTGCGAAACGCTCCGTAAAAGACCTGGCGGGAGGCTTGACTGCCTTTTCTTTTTTCATTTTCGCCTGTTTCTGTCTGGCTTTTGCCTTTCTTCTCTCACGGAGCCTTCCTGCAGCGGCAGTGATTTCCACCCCAGTCACCTGTTTCGGGCCAAGAAACAGAACAGCCCACAGGCGGCCATGATCGAACTTCATGCCTCCGCCCGCCAAACCGTTGAAAAGCATGACTCTTCCGGAAAGAACCGCTCTCGCATTGGAGCCTCCGGACGCCGAAAAAAAGAGCTTCATAGGAAGGAGAAGCGCCATGAAGATCACCGCGATCAGAACACACAGAACGATGAGGATATATGAAATCATAACGCACCGGGCTTTCTTTGACTCTTTATTTTTTGGAAATCCTGTACAAATCAGTTATTTTTACGAAATGAAACGGTTTCACCGTTCCCGTGAAGGGGCTAAGGAGAATTTCTTCTGTGAAGACATGCATTCTGTTTTTATTGGTAATATTCCCCGTAGTTGTTTTTGCCGAGACTCCCGTGGGGGCCGTCCGGACGGACTATGACATTCTTGAATCCTTCTATTCCGAATGTGTCCGCGCCATTATCACCTATCCCGTCGCCGAAAAAGGGAAACCGGTTAGAATTTCCTTTACGGAAGGGATCGTTCCGGAAAAAAAACTGCGCATTCTCACCGAAGCCATTCTTACCGCCCAGGGATTTTCCATCACCGAGGACGACAGTAAAGCGGAGTATCAGCTTTCTATTCTCATTCATGAAGCATGTATCACTCTTCAGATAAAAAACCGCGAATTCATACGGGATGTTTCACTGCGAATGT is a window from the Candidatus Latescibacter sp. genome containing:
- a CDS encoding helicase C-terminal domain-containing protein, which gives rise to MLRYDTFVSVDIETTGLKADLHEIIEIGAVKVDKGVITAEYSELVKPEKPVPGHITRLTGIAEKDLHNAGDIHQVLPSFLDFVSGYRVLGQNVGFDVAFLRSAAGMGNFGSSLDTCELARILLPMLPSYSLDSLMEFFSLECENRHRALDDARVTAQIFLKLTEMLRMVPDSLLNEMTAIAGRTGSSLRDVFEAHLLERMNETAPMKLKKLSPPVAAKIDNMYGDFSGDEPAKEPESSKVDPQYVASLLRKGGRMSQIYDAYEERTGQIDMAMKITCAFNDSEIILAEAGTGTGKSIAYLLPAVLFAETARDRVVVSTNTKNLQEQLFYKDISLLGAILDFPFRAVILKGRGNYICLNRWKRLVETPEQYLTKAERALVLPVAAWLHTTVTGDISETGFIQMLYETGLLDRINSDSAFCLGAQCQFRDRCFVSRIRKASQRAHLIIVNHSLVFSDMVSDGGVLGGYSRIVFDEAHNLEKQAIRFLGVSFTYYRIRRILNRLHTKSEGRGHGALAVISSWIGEIVKGWPEFETYIPLIDAAIEAAQLTRSRSQEFFERMTASVLAAVSQNESMHEGKLRYYPESPVFTSNSDAVEDFAGALTILIEAAEQVFNFITGVSSNRLKQKEDILIDFEKTKEDLQAVVNDLQFLSAASGKNVFWFEYGENGSYYSLKIQSAPLDVAEKLAAGLYDHMETVIMTSATLAVANDFSYIRDRLGLNLDQRERVTEFIAPSPFDYDRQAAVVIPSFLPSPKAEDFIERTNEVLLELAREVGRGMLVLFTSRGHLQRSFNELHDPFARYGVTLLAQGVEGSRSHILRRFQDDVHSVLFGTDSFWEGVDVPGESLEIVVMVRLPFAVPTEPIVQAQMEEIEKAGKNPFIEFSVPEAAIKLRQGAGRLIRRRNDKGAVIILDNRVTTTRYGATFKRSLPGRTMRADSLPMLIQNLKQWFEG
- a CDS encoding glycosyltransferase family 9 protein, coding for MENILVIRFSSLGDVVMATAVVEALRREFPRSQLTVLTRAVYAPVFAGDRRIDNLIGINGGETPFRIARMLGNHFSAVIDLHGSLRSRIVSSLLKAPLKLTVQKHSLSRRLMIWSRNRFRRKFDALGSYLEILRPLGISTRVLPRLKPGEDVLDASQQLITKIRKSECGKLIGLAPGSRHPMKRWPEASWSQLADKLLVRGDTPVFIGDNADQGYIDDIREMMRRNASSLAGGDLSLTIGIISRLDGLVTNDSGPMHIAGALDTPFTALFGPTHPDLGFVPGYPYGAVLHSGIPCSPCSVHGQTPCRLKTRKCMEAITPDMAVKELDRVMNLRREKDEG
- a CDS encoding GerW family sporulation protein, translating into MDITEVVKVIMEQIKETVRAETVIGSPVQCEDSVIIPVSKVSFGFGAGGGVNESGQKGSGMGTGVGVSIEPIAFVVVSKGKAQLLPVKNREPAINHILDLVPSVLEMITTLAAKKKEEKC
- the pheA gene encoding prephenate dehydratase gives rise to the protein MLITKRVAFQGELGAYSEVAACEYFDGNGTVIPKPSFSKVFDAVSEGETEYGIIPIENSLTGSIHENYDLLLAHELVIIGEIKLRIVHNLLVNAGTKLEDIRRVYSHPQALSQCKDFLAQLEGVELISVYDTAGSARRIRETGSKCEVSIASAQAARDYGLEILKSGIESNHQNFTRFLILSRSLEQEADNSKTSIVFSTKNIPGALFKSLSVFALRDIDLYKIESRPIPGTPWEYLFYLDFNGDIRQEVIQRAINHLEEIASFLKVLGSYRKGEEVIGRIQERHD